TCATCGGGCCGCGGCGAGCGGGCGTACGATATTTATTCGCTGTTGCTCAAGGAGCGAGTGGTTTTCCTGGGCACCCCGATCAACGACCAGGTGGCCAACCTGATCGTGGCGCAGTTGCTCTATCTGGACCGGGAGGACCCAGAGAAAGAGATTTCGATGTACATCAACTGCCCGGGAGGGGAGATTTACCCCGGCCTGGCCATTTACGACACCATGCAGTTGATCCGGGCGCCGGTGTCCACCATCGCGGTGGGGTGGACAGCCAGCATGGGGACGGTGCTGTTGGCCGCCGGCCGCAAGGGCCGGCGCTATGCCCTGCCCCACGCGACCATCCACATGCATCCCGCCGGCGGTGGGGCGCGCGGCTACGCCCCCGACGTGGAAATCCAGGTGCGGGAGCTCCTCCGCATGCAGGAGCTGATCAAGCGCCTGCTCGCCAAGCACACCGGCCAGCCC
The sequence above is a segment of the Anaerolineae bacterium genome. Coding sequences within it:
- a CDS encoding ATP-dependent Clp protease proteolytic subunit, with the protein product METVNAVIPMVIESSGRGERAYDIYSLLLKERVVFLGTPINDQVANLIVAQLLYLDREDPEKEISMYINCPGGEIYPGLAIYDTMQLIRAPVSTIAVGWTASMGTVLLAAGRKGRRYALPHATIHMHPAGGGARGYAPDVEIQVRELLRMQELIKRLLAKHTGQPIERISKDFDRDYFMNALQAQEYGIIDEVLGDASDVPTTSAFFEAMDKAAVASGGS